In Prunus dulcis chromosome 1, ALMONDv2, whole genome shotgun sequence, the following are encoded in one genomic region:
- the LOC117618290 gene encoding exocyst complex component EXO70B1, whose amino-acid sequence MEKNAAAPEKSVSFPRHSSKKNILFSSPITPRRYETIDEEAPPESQDPDQDPNSSNQTATEFSLSEVLEEVDRFLGSFSEAKQNGNTDPTEELEVPDSVESLSKTVESMINKYGRSLARFGENEDDDQSFINAVTRISRISTMLDDFSSSSKTGSALNRTSTVLQRAMALLDEEFRNLLLLDQQDANSAKSDYNLEQSFSSKITSKLSSFNSNSSGSSHDSVRGQQPQPEPDRLDEFPSFSEESISTMNKIATTMIAAGYENECCMVYSISRRNAFKSALNDIGYESISIDEVQRMSWESLQAEIATWISVVKLCSSILFSRERKLCDAVFSGHKSLSESLFCNLARAVAIQLFNFADAVVLTKRSPEKLFTMLDMYETLRDLVPAIRDSYPEDIGNELISEAEAARNRLGEVAVSILCDLENSIKSDNGKTPVPSGAVHPLTRYVMNYLKYTCEYKDSLEQVFVEFEKTHGTPGTTSSPFQMQLLTVMDMLDSNLDMKSRLYRDPALRFIFLMNNGRYIMQKVKGSTEIHQLMGDTWCRKRSTDLRGYHKNYQRETWGKVLQCVNHEGLQVSGKVSKTVIKERFKCFNTLFDEIHKTQSTWVVSDEQLQSELRVSVSAVVIPAYRSFWGRFRQYLEGTKQAEKYIKYQPEDIENLIDDLFDGNPTSMMRRRT is encoded by the coding sequence ATGGAGAAAAACGCAGCGGCGCCTGAAAAGTCCGTCAGTTTTCCAAGACATTCGAGCAAGAAGAACATCCTCTTTTCGAGTCCAATCACACCAAGACGCTACGAAACCATTGATGAAGAAGCTCCACCCGAATCCCAGGACCCGGATCAAGACCCCAACTCCTCCAATCAAACAGCCACCGAATTCAGCCTCTCCGAGGTTCTGGAAGAAGTCGATCGCTTCCTGGGCTCTTTCTCCGAAGCCAAACAAAATGGCAACACCGACCCGACGGAGGAGCTGGAGGTCCCCGACTCCGTCGAGTCGCTATCCAAAACGGTCGAGTCCATGATAAACAAATACGGCCGCAGCCTGGCCAGGTTCGGCGAGAACGAAGACGACGACCAATCTTTCATCAACGCCGTGACCCGCATTTCCAGAATTTCAACAATGTTGGACGATTTCTCTTCCAGTTCCAAAACCGGTTCGGCCTTGAACCGGACCAGCACAGTCCTGCAACGTGCCATGGCCCTATTGGACGAGGAGTTTCGtaacctcctcctcctcgatCAGCAAGATGCGAATTCTGCCAAATCCGATTATAATCTGGAGCAGAGCTTCTCCAGCAAGATCACCTCCAAGCTATCCTCCTtcaacagcaacagcagcgGCTCCAGTCACGATTCAGTTCGGGGACAGCAACCACAACCCGAACCAGACCGCCTTGATGAGTTTCCCTCTTTCTCCGAGGAGAGCATCTCCACCATGAACAAAATCGCCACCACCATGATCGCCGCCGGCTACGAGAACGAGTGCTGCATGGTCTACAGCATCTCGCGGCGCAACGCCTTCAAATCGGCGCTCAACGATATCGGCTACGAAAGCATCAGCATCGACGAGGTCCAGAGAATGTCGTGGGAGTCCCTCCAGGCGGAGATCGCCACGTGGATCAGCGTCGTCAAGCTCTGCTCCTCCATCCTTTTCTCCCGCGAGCGGAAGCTCTGCGACGCCGTGTTCTCCGGCCACAAATCCCTATCCGAGTCCCTATTCTGCAACCTCGCCCGAGCCGTCGCGATCCAGCTCTTCAACTTCGCCGACGCCGTCGTCCTGACGAAGCGGTCGCCGGAGAAGCTCTTCACGATGCTTGACATGTACGAGACGCTCCGGGATCTGGTCCCGGCGATCCGAGACTCGTACCCGGAGGACATCGGGAATGAGCTGATCTCGGAGGCCGAGGCGGCGAGGAACCGCCTCGGCGAGGTAGCCGTGAGTATCTTATGCGATCTCGAAAACTCGATCAAGAGCGACAACGGAAAAACTCCGGTGCCGAGTGGCGCAGTGCACCCCTTGACGCGCTACGTCATGAACTATCTAAAATACACCTGCGAGTACAAGGACTCGCTAGAGCAAGTGTTCGTGGAATTCGAAAAGACGCACGGGACCCCCGGAACGACGTCGTCCCCGTTCCAAATGCAGTTACTTACGGTTATGGACATGTTGGACAGCAACCTGGACATGAAGTCCAGGCTGTACAGGGACCCGGCGCTGCGCTTCATTTTCTTGATGAACAACGGGCGGTACATCATGCAGAAGGTGAAGGGGTCCACTGAGATCCACCAACTGATGGGCGACACATGGTGCCGGAAGCGGTCAACGGACCTGAGAGGTTACCACAAGAACTACCAGCGGGAGACGTGGGGGAAGGTGTTGCAGTGCGTGAACCATGAGGGTTTGCAGGTGAGCGGGAAGGTGTCGAAGACGGTGATCAAGGAGAGGTTTAAGTGTTTCAACACGCTGTTCGACGAGATACACAAGACGCAGAGCACGTGGGTGGTGAGCGACGAGCAGCTGCAGTCGGAGCTTAGGGTTTCGGTTTCGGCGGTGGTGATCCCTGCGTACCGGTCCTTCTGGGGGAGGTTCAGGCAGTACTTGGAGGGGACGAAGCAGGCAGAGAAGTATATAAAGTACCAACCGGAGGATATTGAGAATTTGATTGATGACTTGTTCGATGGGAACCCTACTTCaatgatgaggaggaggacgTGA
- the LOC117613801 gene encoding bidirectional sugar transporter N3, whose translation MGALADSHHPWAFTFGILGNVISFLVYLAPVPTFYGIYKKKSTQGFQSVPYLVALFSGMLWFYYALLKKNAMLLITINSFGTVIETIYIVMFIFYAPKDARKFTLKLFGFMNVGLFCSILVLSHFAVRSEYRVPVLGWINVAISVIVFAAPLSIVAQVIRTRSVEFMPFSLSFFLTLSAVMWFSYGLFLKDICIAIPNVLGFILGLLQMLLYAIYRNRKPIEDDEKKIPAADQHVKNVVGLTTLATSEVHPVDPPPRDHDKSVEVDNTAAASCA comes from the exons ATGGGTGCACTAGCAGACAGCCACCATCCTTGGGCATTCACATTTGGTATCCTAG GAAATGTAATCTCGTTCTTGGTTTACCTAGCCCCAGT GCCCACATTTTATGGAATTTACAAGAAAAAATCAACTCAAGGTTTCCAATCGGTGCCATATCTGGTAGCATTGTTCAGTGGGATGCTTTGGTTCTACTATGCGTTGCTGAAAAAGAATGCTATGCTTCTCATCACCATTAACTCCTTCGGAACTGTGATAGAAACAATCTACATCGTCATGTTCATTTTTTATGCACCAAAGGATGCTAGG AAATTCACCCTGAAACTATTTGGTTTTATGAACGTGGGGCTCTTCTGCTCGATCCTTGTCCTTTCACACTTTGCTGTGAGAAGTGAATACCGGGTCCCAGTTCTTGGCTGGATCAATGTCGCCATTTCTGTCATTGTTTTTGCTGCCCCCTTAAGTATTGTG gCACAGGTCATCCGAACAAGGAGTGTGGAATTCATGCCATTTAGCTTATCATTTTTCCTTACATTGAGTGCCGTAATGTGGTTTTCCTATGGTCTTTTCCTCAAGGACATTTGTATTGCA atTCCAAACGTGTTGGGTTTTATTCTGGGGTTACTTCAGATGCTGCTCTATGCAATCTACAGAAACCGCAAACCCATAGAAGATGATGAGAAAAAGATACCAGCTGCTGATCAGCACGTGAAAAACGTTGTCGGTTTAACCACATTAGCAACGTCCGAGGTTCATCCGGTGGATCCTCCTCCGCGTGACCACGACAAAAGCGTGGAGGTGGATAACACTGCTGCAGCATCATGTGCATAA
- the LOC117638025 gene encoding delta(3,5)-Delta(2,4)-dienoyl-CoA isomerase, peroxisomal, with amino-acid sequence MANYTTLEIVQENPNSAVFYLYLNRPNHRNALSRDFFTEFPRALSSLDQNPDVNVIVLSGAGNHFCAGIDLKTLTSISDQFVSGDRGRAGEKFRREIKELQEAITAIERCRKPVVASIHGACIGGGVDIVTACDIRYCSKDAFFSVKEVDLAITADLGTLQRLPSIVGYGNALELALTGRTFWSSEAKELGLVSRVFGSREELDNGVRVVAEGIGLKSPLAVRGTKAVLQRSRELNVEQGLDYVATWNSAMLLSDDLSEAVSAYAQKREPIFAKL; translated from the exons ATGGCGAACTACACAACCCTAGAAATTGTTCAAGAAAACCCAAACTCAGCCGTCTTCTACCTTTACCTGAATCGCCCAAACCATCGAAACGCTCTATCGCGCGACTTCTTTACCGAATTCCCCAGAGCCCTCTCATCCCTCGACCAAAACCCAGACGTCAACGTCATCGTTCTCAGCGGTGCCGGCAACCACTTCTGCGCCGGAATCGACCTCAAAACCCTAACATCGATCTCCGACCAGTTCGTCTCCGGAGACCGAGGCCGTGCCGGAGAGAAGTTCCGTAGAGAAATCAAGGAACTGCAGGAGGCGATCACGGCGATCGAGCGGTGCCGGAAGCCCGTGGTCGCATCAATCCACGGGGCGTGCATAGGTGGCGGTGTTGATATCGTGACCGCCTGTGACATAAGGTATTGCAGCAAGGACGCGTTCTTTTCGGTGAAAGAGGTGGACTTGGCGATCACGGCGGACCTCGGGACGCTTCAGAGGCTACCCAGCATCGTCGGGTATGGTAACGCGCTTGAATTAGCGCTTACGGGTCGGACCTTTTGGAGTTCGGAGGCTAAGGAGCTGGGCCTGGTCTCTAGAGTGTTCGGCTCCAGGGAGGAGTTGGATAACGGCGTACGTGTCGTCGCTGAGG GAATTGGGTTGAAATCTCCACTTGCGGTTAGAGGGACGAAAGCAGTGTTGCAGAGAAGTAGGGAGCTGAATGTGGAGCAAGGCTTGGATTATGTTGCCACGTGGAATTCGGCGATGTTGTTATCTGATGATTTAAGTGAGGCGGTCTCTGCCTACGCGCAAAAGAGAGAGCCTATTTTTGCTAAACTCTGA
- the LOC117626966 gene encoding serine/threonine-protein kinase PBS1, translating into MGCFPCFDSKEEEKLNNPVNEIEDRKQGQPTVSSNISRLPSGADRMRSRSNGGSRRDLGSKLPDLKDVPGVQIAAQIFTFRELVTATKNFRPESFIGEGGFGRVYKGQLESSGQVVAVKQLDRNGLQGNREFLVEVLMLSLLHHPNLVNLIGYCADGDQRLLVYEFMPLGSLEDHLHDLPPDREPLDWNTRMKIASGAAKGLEYLHDKANPPVIYRDFKSSNILLEEGFHPKLSDFGLAKLGPTEDKSHVSTRVMGTYGYCAPEYAMTGQLTVKSDVYSFGVVFLELITGRKSIDSNRPHGEQNLITWARPLFNDRRKFSKLADPRLQGRYPMRGLYQALAVASMCIQEQAATRPLIGDVVTALSYLANQSYDPNMASGHGHRGSGEKDERRHRDERGGRILKNEEGGGSGRRWDLDGSEKDDSPKETARMLNRDLDRERAVAEAKMWGENWREKRRQSAQGSFDGTNL; encoded by the exons ATGGGTTGTTTCCCTTGTTTCGATTcgaaggaggaagagaagctGAATAATCCAGTGAATGAAATTGAGGACCGGAAGCAGGGTCAACCAACGGTCTCTTCTAACATTTCCAGATTGCCTTCTG GAGCAGACAGAATGAGATCAAGAAGCAATGGAGGCTCCAGAAGGGACCTGGGGTCTAAATTGCCTGATCTCAAGGATGTACCTGGGGTACAAATTGCTGCTCAGATTTTCACTTTTCGTGAACTTGTGACTGCAACAAAGAATTTCAGGCCAGAGTCTTTCATAGGGGAAGGAGGATTTGGGCGTGTATACAAGGGGCAACTTGAGAGTAGTGGTCAG GTGGTTGCTGTTAAGCAGTTGGATAGGAACGGACTTCAGGGTAACAGAGAATTTCTGGTTGAGGTTCTCATGCTCAGTCTTCTGCATCACCCCAACCTAGTGAATCTGATTGGGTACTGTGCTGATGGAGATCAGCGGCTTCTTGTTTATGAATTTATGCCCTTAGGATCATTGGAAGATCACCTTCATG ATCTTCCACCTGATAGGGAACCATTGGACTGGAACACAAGAATGAAAATAGCTTCTGGTGCAGCCAAAGGATTGGAATACCTGCATGACAAGGCAAACCCTCCAGTTATTTACAGGGACTTCAAATCATCCAACATATTGCTGGAAGAAGGATTTCACCCAAAGCTTTCAGATTTTGGGCTTGCAAAGCTTGGTCCCACCGAAGACAAGTCACATGTGTCGACCAGGGTGATGGGCACTTATGGTTATTGTGCTCCCGAGTATGCAATGACTGGACAATTGACGGTAAAGTCTGACGTCTACAGTTTTGGGGTAGTCTTTCTGGAGCTGATTACTGGACGTAAGTCCATTGATAGCAACCGGCCCCATGGAGAACAGAACCTTATCACATGG GCACGTCCGTTGTTCAATGATCGAAGGAAGTTTTCAAAATTGGCAGATCCAAGACTGCAGGGTCGGTATCCAATGCGGGGTCTCTACCAAGCTTTAGCTGTGGCATCCATGTGCATCCAGGAACAGGCTGCCACACGACCTCTCATTGGGGATGTGGTCACTGCTCTGTCTTACCTAGCCAACCAGTCATACGACCCTAACATGGCTTCAGGGCATGGCCACAGAGGATCTGGAGAAAAGGATGAGAGAAGACACAGAGATGAGAGAGGTGGAAGGATATTGAAGAATGAGGAAGGGGGAGGATCTGGACGCAGATGGGATTTAGATGGTTCTGAGAAGGACGATTCCCCGAAGGAAACTGCGAGGATGCTAAACCGGGATTTGGATAGAGAACGAGCTGTTGCCGAGGCCAAGATGTGGGGAGAGAATTGGCGAGAGAAAAGACGACAGAGTGCACAAGGCAGTTTTGATGGCACTAATTTGTAG